From the genome of Leptospiraceae bacterium, one region includes:
- a CDS encoding PaaI family thioesterase, producing the protein MDSVKTIFDVSPSKVGQDWHDSFCFGCGTENPFSLRASFLFDEEFGEVHFDYVIRKEYGGAPNYAHGGILATLLDEAQGCLCFHVGHVVMTESLHIKYHKAVPLNVPIRIRAWLTAVRKRRLYTRGIIYIPNKETQEQEIYVSSNASWYVLPEKLQRKMFLSYFSEEEIEKQKRILELNRKRAREIRLRLRKNRHSV; encoded by the coding sequence ATGGATTCCGTAAAAACTATTTTTGATGTTTCTCCAAGTAAAGTGGGTCAAGATTGGCATGATTCTTTTTGCTTTGGTTGTGGAACCGAAAATCCTTTTTCCTTGAGGGCAAGTTTTCTTTTCGATGAAGAATTTGGTGAGGTTCATTTTGATTACGTAATCCGTAAAGAATACGGGGGGGCTCCCAATTATGCTCATGGAGGGATCTTAGCCACCTTGCTTGATGAAGCTCAAGGTTGTTTGTGTTTTCATGTGGGGCACGTGGTTATGACCGAAAGCCTCCACATCAAATATCATAAAGCGGTGCCTCTTAATGTTCCTATCAGAATCCGAGCTTGGCTTACAGCCGTTCGAAAAAGAAGGCTCTATACTCGTGGTATCATTTACATCCCAAACAAAGAAACACAAGAACAAGAAATCTATGTCAGCTCGAATGCTAGTTGGTATGTTCTCCCTGAAAAACTCCAAAGAAAAATGTTTTTATCTTATTTTTCAGAAGAAGAAATTGAAAAACAAAAACGTATCTTAGAACTCAATCGGAAAAGAGCTCGAGAGATCAGACTAAGACTACGAAAAAACCGTCATTCAGTTTGA
- a CDS encoding ABC transporter substrate-binding protein has translation MTPKRIVCLTEEYVEFLYLLGEEDRIVGISSYVKRPSNAIKEKPIVSSFVKVNVEKINQLKPDLILGFSDLQAEVAKELIQNHHHVFIANPRSIEDIFQILYWLGLLIDQKEKTETLIQRWKNKLEFYAQEAKKFPTKHKVFFMEWDEPIISGITWVEELLEILNTQPLFPELKTKKSAKERIVPKEEILARNPDVIINCWCGKKTNFDWVKENFSSTNAVKNQRIYEIEPEVILQPGPALFEEGVDKLFELIYKN, from the coding sequence ATGACTCCGAAACGAATAGTCTGCCTCACAGAAGAATACGTCGAATTCTTGTATTTATTAGGAGAGGAGGATAGAATTGTTGGAATCTCATCCTACGTAAAACGTCCTTCCAACGCCATCAAAGAAAAACCCATCGTGTCTTCTTTTGTAAAAGTCAATGTGGAAAAAATCAATCAATTAAAGCCTGATTTGATTTTGGGGTTTTCGGATCTTCAAGCAGAGGTGGCAAAAGAACTAATACAGAATCATCATCATGTATTTATAGCCAATCCAAGAAGTATTGAAGATATCTTTCAAATTCTTTATTGGTTAGGATTGCTAATAGATCAAAAAGAAAAAACCGAAACTCTAATCCAAAGATGGAAAAACAAGTTAGAGTTTTACGCACAAGAAGCTAAAAAATTCCCAACAAAACACAAAGTGTTCTTTATGGAATGGGACGAACCCATCATAAGCGGAATAACTTGGGTAGAAGAACTATTAGAAATATTGAATACGCAACCACTATTTCCGGAATTGAAAACTAAAAAGAGTGCGAAGGAGCGAATTGTTCCAAAAGAAGAAATCCTTGCAAGAAATCCAGATGTAATTATTAACTGTTGGTGTGGGAAGAAAACAAATTTCGATTGGGTCAAAGAAAATTTTTCTTCTACTAATGCTGTGAAGAATCAGCGTATTTATGAAATTGAACCAGAGGTTATCCTTCAACCTGGTCCAGCACTTTTCGAAGAAGGTGTTGATAAATTATTCGAATTAATTTATAAAAATTAA
- a CDS encoding zinc ribbon domain-containing protein has translation MPTYTYRCKRCGHQYDKLQSIKAMPDTTCPSCGGEVERLIGTGAGIVFKGSGFYMTDYKKSKESSTQTE, from the coding sequence ATGCCTACATACACATATCGTTGTAAGAGATGTGGTCATCAATACGATAAGCTCCAAAGTATCAAAGCAATGCCAGATACGACATGCCCTTCGTGTGGAGGAGAAGTGGAAAGATTGATTGGGACGGGAGCTGGGATAGTGTTTAAAGGGAGTGGATTTTATATGACGGATTATAAAAAATCAAAAGAAAGTTCCACTCAAACTGAATGA
- a CDS encoding alpha/beta hydrolase, whose amino-acid sequence MTLRYSFLILTITIIGGCKTYEEAKLAKQYFPQGKFISLLNHQVFVIEKNSQNSHLTPIVFIHGFSSNVHTWELIFSDTQLSNPMVAIDLLGFGFSDKPNITYDRKLYVDQIHSLLEFYHFDKVILVGNSMGGEISLRYTLNHPEKVSKLVLICSAGLIEGFDAPKIIKYPMVVLLRSTNFLFRNRYSIKFFLSDAFYDKTKVDKRKIDLYTLPLRTKNGYEAHIGLFLSSYQPISLDSLQKIQIPVLIIWGEHDRWIPLEHAYLFYQNLPRAQLVILPEVGHLPQEEDPGVVIFYLKEFINSK is encoded by the coding sequence ATGACTTTACGATATTCATTTTTGATTTTGACGATAACTATCATCGGAGGTTGTAAAACCTATGAAGAGGCAAAGTTAGCAAAGCAATATTTCCCTCAGGGAAAATTCATTTCTTTATTGAACCATCAAGTTTTTGTGATAGAAAAAAATAGCCAGAATTCTCATCTCACACCGATTGTATTTATCCATGGGTTCTCAAGCAACGTTCACACATGGGAACTCATCTTTTCCGATACTCAGCTATCAAATCCGATGGTTGCTATAGACCTTTTAGGTTTTGGTTTCTCTGATAAACCCAATATAACTTATGATAGAAAACTTTACGTAGATCAAATCCATTCTCTTTTGGAGTTCTATCATTTCGATAAAGTGATTCTTGTAGGGAACTCCATGGGGGGTGAGATTTCTCTTCGTTATACCCTCAATCATCCAGAAAAAGTCAGCAAACTTGTTTTGATTTGCAGTGCTGGATTGATTGAAGGTTTTGATGCTCCCAAAATCATTAAATACCCTATGGTAGTTTTGCTTCGCTCCACAAATTTCTTGTTTCGCAATCGATATAGCATCAAATTTTTTTTATCTGATGCTTTTTATGATAAAACCAAAGTTGACAAAAGAAAGATTGATTTATACACACTTCCACTTCGCACAAAAAATGGATATGAGGCTCATATAGGTTTGTTCTTGAGTTCTTATCAACCCATATCTCTGGACTCACTACAAAAAATCCAAATTCCCGTATTGATCATTTGGGGTGAACATGATCGTTGGATACCATTGGAACATGCTTATCTTTTTTATCAAAACCTTCCCAGAGCTCAATTGGTAATACTTCCTGAGGTCGGGCATCTTCCTCAAGAAGAAGATCCAGGAGTTGTGATCTTTTATTTAAAAGAATTTATAAATTCAAAATAG
- the acs gene encoding acetate--CoA ligase — MYDTVYKAPEEFIKRANITKEQYEEMYKRSIEDPEGFWAELAEKRITWFKKWDKVLEHDFANAKVKWFIGGKLNVSYNCIDRHLNSPTKNKAALIWVGDKPGDEKTLTYQQLHREVQIYANVLKKFGIKKGDRVLIYLPMILELPIFMLACARIGAIHSVVFGGFSADSLQSRIEDAKPSLIITSDAGYRGGKIIDMKKNVDEALRKSSHKVDHVIVVERVGKGHYTHWVEGRDHHLHDILAGDIPKECPPEEMDSEDPLFILYTSGSTGKPKGVMHTTAGYLLGVNTTFYYVFDHKPEDTYWCTADIGWITGHSYIVYGPLSNGATSIMFEGVPTYPDPGRYWEVVDRYQVNVFYTAPTAIRALMKEGVQWVQKYNLDSLRLLGSVGEPINPEAWEWYYENVGKGRCPIVDTWWQTETGAIMITPLPGAIDMIPGSATKPFFGVQPVLVDNEGKEITEMEASGNLCIKFPWPSMMRGVYGDPDRFYNTYFTQYKGYYFTGDGAKRTKDGYYIITGRVDDVLNVSGHRIGTAEIESALVEHPAVAEAAVVGFPHEIKGQGIYAYVTLKVGYQPNDELKKELIDIVAEKIGKIARPDVIQWAPGLPKTRSGKIMRRILRKIAEGVFTDLGDTSTLADPSVVDILIEDKKRFHTF, encoded by the coding sequence ATGTATGATACAGTATACAAAGCGCCTGAAGAATTCATAAAAAGAGCAAATATCACCAAAGAACAATATGAGGAAATGTATAAGCGTTCCATTGAAGATCCTGAGGGGTTCTGGGCAGAATTAGCGGAAAAACGTATCACCTGGTTCAAGAAGTGGGATAAGGTTTTAGAACATGATTTTGCAAACGCTAAGGTCAAGTGGTTCATCGGCGGTAAATTGAATGTCTCTTATAACTGCATTGATAGACATCTCAATTCTCCAACAAAAAATAAGGCAGCTCTAATCTGGGTAGGAGACAAACCAGGGGATGAAAAAACTTTAACCTATCAGCAATTACATCGAGAGGTTCAGATATACGCAAATGTATTAAAAAAATTTGGTATCAAAAAAGGTGATCGTGTATTGATTTATCTTCCCATGATTTTGGAACTCCCCATTTTTATGTTGGCATGTGCAAGAATAGGGGCAATTCATTCCGTAGTGTTTGGTGGTTTCTCAGCTGACTCTTTACAATCAAGAATAGAAGATGCAAAGCCTTCTTTGATTATTACTTCTGATGCTGGTTATCGTGGTGGAAAAATCATCGACATGAAGAAAAATGTGGATGAGGCATTGAGAAAATCCTCTCATAAAGTTGATCACGTAATTGTAGTTGAAAGGGTAGGAAAAGGACACTACACGCATTGGGTTGAAGGAAGGGATCATCACTTACATGATATCCTTGCTGGTGATATTCCTAAGGAGTGTCCACCAGAAGAAATGGATTCAGAAGATCCTTTGTTTATTTTGTACACTTCTGGTTCAACAGGAAAACCCAAAGGAGTAATGCATACTACCGCAGGTTATCTTTTAGGTGTTAATACAACTTTTTATTATGTGTTTGATCATAAGCCAGAAGATACTTACTGGTGTACAGCGGACATTGGATGGATCACAGGTCATAGCTATATAGTGTATGGTCCTTTGTCCAATGGTGCAACGAGTATCATGTTCGAAGGTGTGCCAACTTATCCTGATCCCGGCAGATATTGGGAAGTAGTAGATCGATACCAAGTGAATGTTTTCTACACAGCACCAACAGCCATTCGAGCCTTGATGAAAGAAGGTGTTCAATGGGTTCAAAAATACAACCTTGATTCTTTACGTTTGTTAGGTAGTGTAGGGGAGCCGATCAACCCTGAAGCTTGGGAATGGTACTATGAAAACGTTGGAAAAGGAAGATGTCCAATTGTCGATACTTGGTGGCAAACAGAAACAGGAGCAATCATGATTACTCCATTGCCTGGTGCGATTGATATGATACCCGGTTCAGCAACAAAACCCTTCTTTGGAGTTCAACCAGTTCTTGTCGACAATGAAGGAAAAGAGATCACAGAAATGGAAGCCAGTGGAAATCTTTGCATCAAGTTCCCATGGCCATCAATGATGAGAGGAGTTTATGGTGATCCTGATCGATTCTATAATACTTATTTTACTCAGTATAAAGGTTATTATTTCACTGGTGATGGAGCTAAACGCACAAAGGACGGATATTATATCATCACTGGTAGAGTGGACGATGTTTTGAATGTCTCTGGTCATAGAATTGGAACTGCAGAGATTGAAAGTGCCTTGGTTGAACATCCTGCTGTCGCTGAAGCTGCCGTAGTGGGTTTTCCTCATGAGATCAAAGGTCAAGGTATCTATGCTTATGTAACTCTAAAAGTCGGTTATCAACCCAATGATGAGCTTAAAAAAGAATTAATTGATATAGTAGCTGAGAAAATTGGAAAAATAGCAAGACCAGATGTTATCCAGTGGGCGCCTGGACTTCCCAAAACTCGCTCAGGAAAAATCATGCGAAGAATCTTGAGAAAGATTGCCGAAGGAGTTTTCACAGACTTGGGTGATACAAGCACCTTAGCTGATCCTTCTGTTGTCGATATTTTGATTGAAGACAAAAAACGTTTCCATACATTTTAA
- a CDS encoding radical SAM protein, with protein MILILDFYVDEPACFGVPPYLSPYCRYVAGALVSEGIQEDKIDYLTVDQWRAQNKILTKEYEVVFLIAGTTVPGKYLGGKIGTVKEILEFLDIQKKHDPKSKVIIGGPIRFANPEIQKNIIEKGGILILGDIEKYAELYAKSRNQNKTLLQDKYPFFTLQRNFSDVDRYAKHGAFLTTKHPNYPYLMIELETYRGCTRERFCSFCTEAFYGKPQFRSVEGILEEVGALYHFGNRYFRLGRQADIYTYLPDQKEFKNTFPRPNPESIRKLYEGIRRQAPDLKVLHLDNVNPGLLSTFPEESREISKIITTYNTPGDTAAMGIESIDPVVIQQNDLKCNEEEAIKAIEIINEYGAQRKDGLPILLPGLNFIHGLMGETEKTFELNYRFLLKIKERGLLLRRINIRQVMIYRKTKLYRYYKNNQSYKKIEKLHNRFLFYRDKIRKEIDHYFLKQNFPKNTILREVILEYENAGYYFGRQLGSYPITVKIPKDDQKAKKAFESKTPIDVVITGWEERSIHGLTHPIEIQYLGWKAIQTIPNISKRGAYELFLKSKEFKKNPVL; from the coding sequence ATGATTTTGATTTTGGATTTTTATGTAGATGAACCTGCGTGTTTTGGTGTTCCTCCCTACTTATCGCCCTACTGTCGATACGTAGCAGGAGCATTGGTTTCAGAAGGAATCCAAGAAGATAAGATTGATTATTTAACCGTAGATCAATGGAGAGCTCAAAATAAAATCCTAACCAAAGAATACGAAGTTGTATTCTTGATTGCAGGAACCACCGTCCCAGGCAAATATTTAGGAGGAAAGATTGGAACTGTCAAAGAAATCTTAGAATTTTTAGATATCCAAAAAAAACATGATCCTAAAAGCAAAGTGATTATAGGTGGTCCTATTCGCTTCGCAAATCCAGAAATCCAAAAAAACATCATCGAAAAAGGCGGAATTTTGATTTTAGGAGACATCGAAAAATACGCAGAACTCTATGCAAAAAGCCGAAATCAAAACAAAACACTTCTTCAAGACAAGTATCCTTTCTTTACTTTGCAAAGAAACTTTTCTGATGTGGATCGATATGCCAAACATGGAGCTTTTTTGACGACTAAACATCCAAATTATCCATACTTGATGATAGAGCTCGAAACATATCGGGGATGCACGAGAGAACGATTTTGTTCTTTTTGCACGGAGGCTTTTTACGGAAAACCCCAATTTCGTTCTGTAGAAGGGATTTTAGAAGAAGTTGGTGCTCTCTATCACTTCGGAAATCGCTATTTTCGTTTGGGACGTCAAGCTGATATTTATACTTATCTGCCGGATCAAAAAGAATTCAAGAATACTTTTCCAAGACCTAATCCTGAAAGTATCCGGAAGCTTTACGAAGGGATCCGAAGACAAGCTCCCGATCTGAAGGTTCTCCATCTTGATAACGTAAATCCTGGACTTCTCAGCACATTCCCAGAAGAATCAAGAGAAATCTCGAAAATCATCACTACTTATAACACCCCAGGAGATACCGCAGCAATGGGGATTGAGTCGATCGATCCCGTAGTCATCCAACAAAATGACTTAAAATGCAACGAAGAAGAAGCCATCAAAGCCATAGAAATCATTAATGAATATGGAGCTCAAAGAAAAGATGGTCTTCCCATTTTGCTACCGGGTTTGAACTTCATTCACGGACTCATGGGAGAAACCGAAAAAACGTTCGAATTGAATTATCGGTTTTTGTTAAAAATCAAAGAACGTGGATTACTTTTACGAAGGATCAACATCCGACAAGTGATGATTTATCGAAAAACAAAGCTCTATCGTTATTATAAAAACAATCAATCCTATAAAAAAATAGAAAAACTTCATAATCGCTTTTTGTTTTATCGAGATAAGATCCGAAAGGAAATTGATCATTATTTCCTCAAACAAAACTTCCCCAAAAACACTATTCTTCGAGAAGTGATTTTAGAATACGAAAATGCTGGGTATTATTTTGGACGTCAGCTGGGTTCTTACCCCATCACCGTAAAAATCCCCAAAGATGATCAAAAAGCAAAAAAAGCATTTGAAAGCAAAACCCCCATCGATGTAGTAATTACGGGTTGGGAAGAACGCAGCATTCACGGATTAACACATCCGATAGAAATCCAATACTTAGGATGGAAAGCCATCCAAACTATCCCTAACATCTCAAAAAGAGGAGCCTATGAACTTTTTTTAAAAAGCAAAGAGTTCAAAAAAAATCCAGTTTTATAA
- a CDS encoding PaaI family thioesterase, translated as MIPENAILITFSYSSFIRSVHQGREESLKAFFDEDKKKFYFEFSPGKEMEGPPNHVHGGYLASILDEAMGAVMFLSGYVGLTHHFEILYKKPVSLYQTHYIVSWIEKVERRKIFIEANVFSKDVIYTKAKGIFFQFDFHKLGLDNYYQKIIRYQEIRKQGYSVSETLEILKKEFKN; from the coding sequence ATGATACCCGAGAATGCAATTTTGATAACTTTTTCCTATTCTTCTTTTATTCGTTCCGTGCATCAAGGTAGAGAAGAAAGTTTAAAGGCTTTCTTCGATGAAGATAAAAAAAAATTTTATTTCGAATTTTCACCTGGGAAAGAAATGGAAGGTCCCCCTAATCACGTTCATGGTGGGTATTTAGCGAGCATTTTGGATGAAGCAATGGGAGCTGTTATGTTTTTATCTGGATATGTTGGTTTGACTCATCACTTTGAGATTCTATACAAAAAGCCCGTGTCTTTATACCAAACCCATTATATTGTGTCATGGATTGAGAAAGTAGAAAGAAGAAAGATTTTTATCGAAGCAAATGTGTTTTCGAAAGACGTGATTTACACAAAAGCAAAAGGAATTTTCTTTCAATTTGATTTTCATAAATTAGGATTAGATAACTATTATCAAAAGATAATTCGATATCAAGAAATTCGAAAACAAGGATACAGTGTTTCAGAAACTTTAGAAATTCTTAAAAAAGAATTCAAGAATTAG
- a CDS encoding acetyl-CoA C-acetyltransferase has protein sequence MKDVYIIDAVRTPRGKGKKRGALAHIHPVDLASYCIKGIVERNPVDPEAIDDVILGCVTQVGEQGACIARNAVLASGLPIHVPGYTLNRFCGSGLQAVQNASAMIGSGMMDLVIAGGVESMSRVKMGQDIEGYDLYVGNETLKNRFHLVPQGISADLIATIYHITREEADRFAEESQKRAHHAIQNGYFKKSILPVPAVNGGFVEYDEHPRIENTFEFLSSLPLAFKTFGEKEFDAIALKAYPQVEKIHHIHTLGNSSGVVDGAGVVLLASEEAVKTFQLKPRARIVANAVVGTEPTIMLTGPVPASRKVLKKANLKIEDIDLWEINEAFAAVVIYIMRELQIPHEIVNVNGGAIALGHPLGATGAILLGTLLDELERRNKRYGLVTLCIGGGMGIATIIEKL, from the coding sequence ATGAAGGATGTTTATATCATTGATGCTGTTAGAACACCAAGAGGAAAGGGGAAAAAGCGTGGAGCACTTGCCCATATCCATCCTGTGGATTTAGCGTCATATTGTATTAAGGGGATTGTAGAACGAAATCCTGTTGATCCTGAAGCCATAGATGATGTGATTTTGGGTTGTGTAACTCAAGTAGGGGAGCAAGGAGCTTGCATTGCAAGGAATGCGGTTTTGGCATCGGGGTTACCCATCCATGTCCCAGGATATACTTTGAATCGATTTTGTGGTTCTGGATTGCAAGCGGTTCAAAATGCGTCTGCTATGATTGGTTCTGGCATGATGGATTTGGTGATTGCTGGTGGTGTTGAATCCATGAGTAGAGTAAAGATGGGGCAAGACATTGAAGGCTATGATCTTTATGTCGGGAACGAGACATTAAAAAACCGCTTTCATTTGGTTCCACAAGGTATCTCAGCGGATTTAATAGCTACGATATATCACATCACCAGAGAAGAAGCGGATCGTTTCGCCGAGGAAAGTCAAAAGCGAGCTCACCATGCAATACAAAATGGGTACTTCAAAAAAAGTATCCTTCCTGTTCCTGCTGTAAATGGCGGTTTTGTAGAGTACGATGAACATCCAAGGATTGAAAATACCTTTGAGTTTCTTTCTTCTTTACCTTTAGCTTTCAAAACCTTTGGAGAAAAAGAGTTTGATGCTATTGCTTTGAAGGCTTACCCTCAAGTGGAAAAAATCCATCACATCCATACCTTAGGGAACTCTTCTGGTGTTGTGGATGGAGCTGGCGTTGTTTTGCTAGCAAGCGAAGAAGCAGTTAAAACCTTTCAACTCAAGCCTCGAGCAAGGATCGTAGCAAATGCCGTAGTGGGAACTGAACCTACCATCATGCTTACAGGACCCGTGCCAGCAAGCAGAAAAGTTTTAAAAAAAGCAAACTTAAAAATCGAAGATATTGATCTTTGGGAAATCAACGAAGCTTTTGCGGCAGTTGTGATTTACATCATGAGAGAATTACAAATCCCTCATGAGATTGTCAACGTTAATGGAGGGGCTATTGCTTTAGGGCATCCCTTGGGTGCAACAGGAGCAATTCTTCTGGGAACTTTGTTGGATGAATTGGAACGAAGAAATAAACGCTATGGTTTAGTTACTTTGTGTATAGGTGGTGGGATGGGAATAGCTACCATCATCGAAAAATTGTGA
- a CDS encoding 1-acyl-sn-glycerol-3-phosphate acyltransferase: protein MAERIMDLIKLSEKDVFQSLKILLSPILNIIVDIKHEGVENIPPKGGRIIIGNHRSDMDPFIVASVVPYYISWIAAEYTKKIPVFDALIQNTGVIPMDINGNISISSIKRVMTVLRKGEVLGIFPEGHDYMVQNDFSAPMVRFHDGFAVFAYKARVPIIPFVIIPIEEEITSIPLPPAIRQMMGLPEEIVRLPLRTQYKKVKVVFSKPIMPEEFLHQEEEKAIPYIVDRSREIMENIQRKEGMLAS, encoded by the coding sequence ATGGCAGAACGAATCATGGATTTAATTAAGCTTTCAGAAAAAGATGTGTTTCAAAGTCTAAAGATTCTTCTGAGTCCTATTTTGAACATTATTGTGGATATCAAACACGAAGGTGTAGAAAACATTCCTCCAAAAGGAGGAAGAATCATCATTGGCAACCATCGATCGGACATGGACCCTTTTATCGTTGCTTCCGTTGTGCCTTACTACATTTCTTGGATTGCGGCTGAATACACAAAAAAAATCCCTGTTTTTGATGCTTTGATTCAAAACACAGGTGTGATCCCTATGGACATAAATGGTAATATCAGCATTAGTTCCATTAAAAGAGTCATGACTGTTCTTAGAAAAGGAGAAGTTTTAGGGATTTTCCCTGAAGGTCATGATTATATGGTGCAAAATGATTTCTCAGCTCCCATGGTGAGGTTTCATGATGGATTTGCTGTTTTTGCTTACAAAGCCAGAGTTCCCATCATTCCATTTGTGATTATCCCCATTGAAGAAGAAATCACATCTATTCCGCTTCCACCAGCCATTCGACAAATGATGGGACTTCCTGAAGAGATCGTAAGACTTCCTTTGCGGACTCAATACAAAAAAGTAAAAGTAGTTTTTTCCAAACCCATTATGCCCGAAGAATTCCTCCATCAAGAAGAAGAAAAGGCAATACCTTACATTGTGGATCGTTCTCGAGAAATCATGGAAAATATCCAACGAAAAGAAGGTATGTTAGCTTCTTAG